In the Mastomys coucha isolate ucsf_1 unplaced genomic scaffold, UCSF_Mcou_1 pScaffold18, whole genome shotgun sequence genome, one interval contains:
- the Ca6 gene encoding carbonic anhydrase 6 isoform X2 — protein MINYEQEGLELSMTNNGHTVQITLPHSMYFMDSDGNRYIAEQMHFHWGGKDSEVSGSEHTFDGTRHMMEIHLVHFNEIYETFEKAKDQEDGLAVIAVLVKVDEYAENTYYSTFISEMSNVKHPGETTTLKNVNIRNMLPEDISHYFFYQGSLTTPPCTENVRWFVFRDLVTLSKVQAVNIENSVMDHHNETIQNGYRTTQPLNNRVVEANFPYLSDENCKYHCYTNDKQKIPHSWKVKKIKKRIHIY, from the exons ATGATCAACTATGAGCAGGAGGGGCTGGAGCTCTCTATGACTAACAACGGACACACAG TACAGATCACCTTGCCGCACTCCATGTACTTCATGGACTCTGATGGCAACAGGTACATCGCAGAGCAGATGCACTTTCACTGGGGCGGTAAGGACTCGGAAGTCAGCGGCTCCGAACACACCTTTGATGGGACCAGGCATATGATGGAG ATTCACCTTGTTCACTTCAATGAGATATATGAGACTTTTGAGAAAGCCAAGGACCAAGAAGATGGCTTGGCTGTGATAGCGGTCTTGGTTAAG GTTGATGAGTATGCCGAAAACACTTACTACAGCACCTTCATTTCCGAGATGAGCAACGTCAAGCATCCAG GAGAAACCACAACTCTGAAAAATGTGAACATTCGGAACATGTTGCCTGAAGACATCAGCCACTATTTCTTCTACCAAGGCTCGCTCACCACTCCCCCCTGCACAGAGAATGTCCGGTGGTTTGTGTTTCGTGATTTAGTCACTCTCTCCAAGGTCCAG GCTGTGAACATAGAAAATTCTGTTATGGATCACCACAATGAGACCATTCAAAATGGTTACCGCACTACGCAGCCCCTCAACAACAGAGTAGTGGAAGCCAATTTCCCATACCTCTCGGATGAAA ACTGTAAGTACCACTGTTACACAAATGACAAGCAGAAGATTCCACACAGTTggaaagtgaagaaaataaagaagagaatccACATTTATTGA
- the Ca6 gene encoding carbonic anhydrase 6 isoform X1, whose protein sequence is MRALVNVVSLLFLGIQVHSEWSYTGLDGPAESQWSEKYPTCGGQRQSPIDVKRRKVWFNDSLRPLHMINYEQEGLELSMTNNGHTVQITLPHSMYFMDSDGNRYIAEQMHFHWGGKDSEVSGSEHTFDGTRHMMEIHLVHFNEIYETFEKAKDQEDGLAVIAVLVKVDEYAENTYYSTFISEMSNVKHPGETTTLKNVNIRNMLPEDISHYFFYQGSLTTPPCTENVRWFVFRDLVTLSKVQAVNIENSVMDHHNETIQNGYRTTQPLNNRVVEANFPYLSDENCKYHCYTNDKQKIPHSWKVKKIKKRIHIY, encoded by the exons ATGAGGGCTCTGGTGAACGTGGTGTCCCTGCTCTTCCTGGGCATCCAGGTCCACAGTGAGTGGAGCTACACAG GGCTTGATGGCCCGGCAGAAAGTCAGTGGTCTGAGAAGTACCCTACCTGCGGCGGGCAAAGGCAGTCGCCCATCGACGTGAAGAGGAGGAAGGTGTGGTTCAATGACTCCTTGAGGCCCCTGCACATGATCAACTATGAGCAGGAGGGGCTGGAGCTCTCTATGACTAACAACGGACACACAG TACAGATCACCTTGCCGCACTCCATGTACTTCATGGACTCTGATGGCAACAGGTACATCGCAGAGCAGATGCACTTTCACTGGGGCGGTAAGGACTCGGAAGTCAGCGGCTCCGAACACACCTTTGATGGGACCAGGCATATGATGGAG ATTCACCTTGTTCACTTCAATGAGATATATGAGACTTTTGAGAAAGCCAAGGACCAAGAAGATGGCTTGGCTGTGATAGCGGTCTTGGTTAAG GTTGATGAGTATGCCGAAAACACTTACTACAGCACCTTCATTTCCGAGATGAGCAACGTCAAGCATCCAG GAGAAACCACAACTCTGAAAAATGTGAACATTCGGAACATGTTGCCTGAAGACATCAGCCACTATTTCTTCTACCAAGGCTCGCTCACCACTCCCCCCTGCACAGAGAATGTCCGGTGGTTTGTGTTTCGTGATTTAGTCACTCTCTCCAAGGTCCAG GCTGTGAACATAGAAAATTCTGTTATGGATCACCACAATGAGACCATTCAAAATGGTTACCGCACTACGCAGCCCCTCAACAACAGAGTAGTGGAAGCCAATTTCCCATACCTCTCGGATGAAA ACTGTAAGTACCACTGTTACACAAATGACAAGCAGAAGATTCCACACAGTTggaaagtgaagaaaataaagaagagaatccACATTTATTGA